GCATTAAGCATTGTACTTGCCCCTCCAAATAATTTAACAACTAAGATTTAAGTGCTGCAAATCTATGTCTCATAGCACAAGCTATCTTCCACTCCTTGATACTGGCCAAACCTTCAATAATCTTCTGTCTGACCCTTATATATGGTACAAACCCTCTTTCTGTCATCCCTGTTGCAACCTTTGCAGCCAAAACATACTCACATTTCTCCAAACACCCTTCAATCACTAACTCATAACTTTCAAATCCGACAGAGTTACCCTCTTTCTCCATGAATTCAATCATCTCAACAGCATTCCATATTTCCCTGTTTGCCCGTAATGCTGCCAACAATTTCACCAGTGTTCCCTGCCCTGGGGTTAAACCATATTGCACCACCATTTGCTTCATCAAATCATGTGCCTCAGTAGTCTTTCTCACTCGGCTCATGGCACCAATTACAGTGCCATAACTATTTGAATCTGGTATACATCCAGCCCCTCCCATGCCCCTAAGGACTTTAACGGCTTCCACTAGTTGGTCAACAGCACAGAGAGATGATAATAGATAATTACAAGTCCCACAGTCAGGAGTATATCCAATTGTTTGCATCTGAAGTAAAATATCAGCAACAGATTGGGAGAGGCATCGCCTCTCCAACCAAGCCGATGAGAGGAGAACACGAGTCTGAGAAACCGGAAGGCAACCAGACCGTAGAGTTCGTTGTAGGACAGCAAGTGCAAGGGGGAAAGGATGAGAGCTTTGAAGAGTGTAAGAAAGAAGATAGGAATAAGCTAGTTGAGGCTTGGAACGTGGTCTGATAGGTATAAAAGATTGCaaaatttcatcaataatttgCACTCGTAAGTTAtgaggaaatgaagaaaagaaagagaaaggatTTGAATTTTGGCACGACTCCAAGGAAATGAAAAGGTCAGGAATTTTAACATAGTTTTTCGCTTCTACTTCCTCTCTTACAGCATGCTCAAGCTTTTGCAATGAAGACACTGAGCGAGCTGAAGGACATCGGCTCAAAAAAGGCcggaaatgaagaagaaatttaTGCTGAACCGTTGCTCCTATTACCATTCTTGATCAGCTAATATTGTATTGGAGCGCCTTCTGGCATGAGAGAAATGAAACCTGAGGAAATTTGCAGAAAATAACTTAGTGCATTAATAGGGCAAAAGggtgtgagaaaaaaaaattga
This region of Vigna unguiculata cultivar IT97K-499-35 chromosome 5, ASM411807v1, whole genome shotgun sequence genomic DNA includes:
- the LOC114185499 gene encoding pentatricopeptide repeat-containing protein At1g06270-like, which gives rise to MVIGATVQHKFLLHFRPFLSRCPSARSVSSLQKLEHAVREEVEAKNYVKIPDLFISLESCQNSNPFSFFSSFPHNLRVQIIDEILQSFIPIRPRSKPQLAYSYLLSYTLQSSHPFPLALAVLQRTLRSGCLPVSQTRVLLSSAWLERRCLSQSVADILLQMQTIGYTPDCGTCNYLLSSLCAVDQLVEAVKVLRGMGGAGCIPDSNSYGTVIGAMSRVRKTTEAHDLMKQMVVQYGLTPGQGTLVKLLAALRANREIWNAVEMIEFMEKEGNSVGFESYELVIEGCLEKCEYVLAAKVATGMTERGFVPYIRVRQKIIEGLASIKEWKIACAMRHRFAALKS